A single genomic interval of Lentimicrobium saccharophilum harbors:
- the dnaG gene encoding DNA primase, giving the protein MIPRDTIQSILDAARIEEVVGDFVQLKRRGVNLLGLCPFHNEKTPSFTVSPAKGIFKCFGCGKAGNAVNFVMEHEKYSYPEALRYLASKYGIEVEEQEPTPEEKQQDTDRDSLFSLNDFARKFYVNTLFETEEGKAIGLSYFLERGFREDIIRKFQLGFSPTAWDTFTKTALQNGYSEKYLVDSGLTISKDGKHYDRFRERVMFPIHNLTGKVIGFGGRILTSDKTKPKYVNSPESEVYNKSKSLYGIWLARNSIVARDNCFLVEGYTDVISLHQSGIENVVASSGTSLTTDQIRLISKFTRNITILYDGDPAGIKASFRGIDMILEQGMNVKVVLFPDGEDPDSYARKHSSSDLEGFISNNSDDFIAFKTRLLLDETQNDPVKKARLIHEIIHTISLIPDPIIRPLFIRECAEIMQIAEQTLMNELNKLLRKKKLKGYEGESQEQIPEPVIIAPPQELAPDITDCSAQELDVIRMLLLYGSKEIKIRLQSDDPELNEYFRTSVAAFICNDIRASQITFDLALYQAVFDAFARGVDTDALPDERFFTMHADPDIVKLAIDLLSQKYELSPGWEEIKIYVPAETDGLDETVPRAVLSLMHRKLSALIQINQKEMKELDTMSEAWADHLSRDIYLKKARNDISRRLGRILNG; this is encoded by the coding sequence TTGATTCCCAGGGATACCATACAAAGCATTCTGGATGCCGCCCGCATCGAAGAGGTGGTGGGAGACTTCGTGCAACTGAAACGGCGCGGGGTTAACCTGTTGGGACTTTGTCCGTTTCATAACGAGAAAACCCCTTCATTCACGGTCTCCCCGGCCAAAGGGATTTTTAAATGTTTTGGTTGCGGTAAGGCCGGCAATGCCGTGAACTTCGTGATGGAACACGAAAAATATTCCTATCCCGAAGCGCTGCGTTACCTTGCCAGCAAATATGGCATTGAGGTTGAAGAACAGGAGCCTACACCGGAAGAGAAACAGCAGGATACCGACCGCGACAGCCTGTTCAGCCTCAACGACTTTGCCAGAAAGTTTTATGTAAATACCTTGTTCGAAACGGAAGAGGGTAAGGCCATCGGGCTGAGCTATTTCCTGGAAAGGGGATTCCGCGAAGATATCATCAGGAAGTTTCAGCTTGGTTTTTCGCCCACCGCCTGGGATACATTTACAAAAACCGCCCTGCAGAACGGGTATTCCGAAAAATACCTTGTCGATTCGGGCCTGACCATCAGCAAGGACGGCAAGCACTACGACCGCTTCCGCGAAAGGGTGATGTTTCCCATCCACAACCTCACCGGGAAGGTGATCGGCTTTGGCGGGCGCATCCTCACTTCCGACAAAACCAAACCCAAGTATGTAAATTCACCGGAATCGGAAGTTTACAACAAGTCGAAGAGCCTTTATGGCATCTGGCTGGCCCGCAATTCCATCGTGGCCCGCGACAATTGCTTCCTGGTTGAGGGATATACCGACGTGATTTCGCTGCATCAGTCGGGTATCGAAAATGTGGTCGCCTCCTCAGGAACCTCGCTCACAACCGATCAGATACGCCTGATCAGTAAGTTTACCCGAAACATTACCATCCTTTATGATGGAGATCCTGCCGGGATCAAAGCCTCGTTCAGGGGGATTGATATGATCCTGGAACAGGGGATGAATGTGAAGGTGGTGCTTTTCCCGGATGGAGAAGACCCGGATTCTTACGCGCGCAAGCACAGCTCTTCCGATCTGGAAGGGTTTATTTCCAACAATTCGGATGATTTCATCGCGTTCAAGACCAGACTGTTGTTGGATGAAACGCAAAACGATCCCGTTAAAAAAGCCAGACTGATCCACGAAATCATCCATACCATCAGCCTGATTCCGGATCCGATCATCCGGCCGCTGTTCATCAGGGAATGCGCCGAAATCATGCAGATTGCCGAGCAAACGCTGATGAATGAGCTGAATAAACTGCTCAGGAAAAAAAAGCTTAAAGGTTATGAGGGTGAGTCGCAGGAGCAGATTCCGGAGCCGGTAATTATTGCGCCCCCTCAGGAACTGGCACCCGATATCACTGATTGCAGCGCCCAGGAGCTGGATGTGATCAGGATGTTGCTTTTATACGGATCAAAAGAAATCAAAATCAGGTTGCAATCCGATGATCCTGAATTGAATGAATATTTCAGGACATCGGTTGCCGCTTTTATCTGTAATGATATCCGGGCCAGCCAGATCACCTTTGATTTGGCTTTATATCAGGCAGTATTTGACGCCTTTGCCCGGGGAGTGGATACAGATGCCTTACCTGACGAACGGTTTTTTACCATGCATGCCGATCCGGATATTGTAAAGCTGGCCATTGACCTGCTGAGCCAGAAATATGAACTGAGCCCCGGCTGGGAAGAGATCAAGATTTATGTGCCTGCCGAAACGGATGGCCTGGATGAAACCGTTCCCCGGGCCGTGCTTTCATTGATGCACAGGAAACTCTCCGCCCTGATCCAGATCAACCAGAAAGAGATGAAAGAACTGGACACCATGAGCGAGGCCTGGGCCGATCATCTGTCAAGGGATATCTATCTGAAAAAAGCCCGGAATGATATCAGCCGGAGACTTGGCCGCATCCTGAATGGTTAG
- a CDS encoding YgaP family membrane protein, which translates to MKKNIGNTDKLIRLVLALVVAVLYFLNVISGTLAIVLGVFALVMVLTSLMNFCGLYAIFGCSTCKNEGKK; encoded by the coding sequence ATGAAAAAGAATATTGGAAATACCGATAAACTGATCCGGCTGGTGCTGGCCCTTGTGGTGGCCGTTCTTTACTTTCTTAATGTAATCAGCGGCACACTTGCCATAGTGCTTGGCGTTTTTGCTTTGGTTATGGTGCTTACAAGCCTGATGAACTTCTGCGGATTGTATGCCATCTTCGGCTGTTCAACCTGCAAAAACGAGGGGAAAAAGTAG
- a CDS encoding YceI family protein, whose translation MKQLTALFLLTILSLTSVNAQKYITKNGHIRFFSSTPMEDIEAHNRQVNSALDQQTGDFVFRVLMKSFQFEKALMQEHFNENYVESDKFPNATFTGKVSNIKDVPFDKNGVYPVNVEGDLTIKGITKKISEKGTLEIRDGKVTGKSTFNVLLADYGIKVPAAVANNIAKSIQIDVDVTLEKLAK comes from the coding sequence ATGAAACAGTTAACAGCCCTATTCCTATTGACCATCCTTTCCCTGACCAGCGTCAATGCCCAGAAGTACATCACCAAAAACGGCCATATCCGCTTTTTCTCCTCCACGCCCATGGAGGATATTGAAGCGCACAACCGGCAGGTAAACAGCGCCCTTGATCAGCAAACGGGCGATTTTGTTTTCCGGGTGCTGATGAAATCATTTCAATTTGAAAAAGCCCTGATGCAGGAGCACTTCAATGAGAATTATGTGGAATCAGATAAGTTTCCCAATGCAACCTTTACCGGAAAAGTGTCAAATATCAAAGACGTCCCGTTCGACAAAAACGGAGTTTATCCGGTCAACGTTGAAGGCGACCTCACCATCAAGGGGATTACCAAAAAGATTTCTGAAAAAGGGACCCTGGAGATCAGGGACGGAAAAGTCACCGGAAAGTCCACATTCAATGTGCTGCTGGCCGATTACGGCATTAAAGTTCCTGCCGCTGTTGCCAACAACATTGCCAAAAGCATACAGATTGACGTAGATGTGACGCTTGAAAAACTTGCGAAATAA
- a CDS encoding OB-fold protein yields the protein MKRKLLIAAGALALAGIIAGILVYFFVYNKPHKDYAKAESEFTVDALTLFEEFRTDQAAASGIYNGKVIAVTGTLTSVEQNDSLTVAVFEIDEGMFGSEGIRFTMLPASKDKIISQAPGTTLTIKGFCTGYNETDVILEHCSLVE from the coding sequence ATGAAAAGAAAATTACTTATCGCGGCGGGTGCCCTCGCACTTGCAGGCATCATCGCAGGAATACTGGTTTATTTCTTTGTTTACAACAAACCCCATAAGGATTATGCAAAAGCTGAATCTGAGTTCACGGTTGACGCACTGACCCTGTTTGAGGAATTCAGGACGGATCAGGCTGCTGCCTCCGGAATTTATAACGGTAAGGTAATTGCAGTCACCGGCACGCTTACGTCGGTGGAGCAGAACGATTCACTCACGGTGGCAGTATTCGAAATTGACGAGGGTATGTTTGGCAGCGAAGGAATCCGCTTCACCATGCTGCCTGCATCAAAGGACAAAATCATCAGCCAGGCGCCGGGAACAACCCTTACCATCAAAGGTTTTTGCACCGGTTACAACGAAACCGACGTAATCCTTGAACATTGCAGCCTCGTTGAATAA
- a CDS encoding lamin tail domain-containing protein: MKSVIFILILFPAFAFAQLSENFSDGDFSENPAWSGDTERFIINSSQQLQLNASGEGISHLSTPVSLEGLIEWRMWVRLNFSPSDNNNARIYLVADQQNLKEPLNGYFLKLGEGGSADAIELYRQGGTAEFLITRGTNGLIATAFAISIRVVRTEDGEWSVFADPAGGEDYQPEGSGEDQVWQNYTHFGFFCKYTSSNATRFYFDDIYAGSPIVDQTPPQLLSVEVLDQNRIDLYFSESVDEPSATNTLNYFADQGIGAPMAAGRDITQKSLVHLMFATAFSEGTLYNLTVNNVKDLAGNTIETVTRPFAYYTVQPYDVVISEIMADPDPPVGLPNFEYLEIYNRSEMPVQLENWVLSIGSTKRTLPRKVIEPKSFLILTSEDAVPQLQPFGDVFGFSSISLSNTGATLVLREKTGAVVHQVSYTDGWYRDAVKKNGGWSLEMIDPGNPCGASENWRASINPAGGTPGTVNSVNASNPDNSVPSIEKISITGPSSVRVFFTESMDSLSLVSPAIYLVDQGVGTPLAVNLYPPAYRSVGLSFDHVFEEGIIYSLEVTAGIADCAGNETTTTLNARFAFPSLPDSADVIINEVLSDPRSTGTEFVEIYNRSQKVIDLKSIWLATRDKTTGELTSVNETAPDGRLMFPGEYLVLTKDPDLVRAEYFTPNPGGFVSMSSFPSYANDLGTVVLLTPWEIILDEFTYNSSMHFALLNTTDGVSLERVNFDRPAAEPGNWHSAAQNVGFATPAYQNSQFMKAPESGDEVLISPEIFSPDNDGYNDQLSIVCNFTEPGYSVTIRIFDSNGRTVRLLVRNEPAGTGNQFMWDGITDEREKAPIGIYIIHVEVFNLGGKVKQFRKTAVLGGKL, encoded by the coding sequence ATGAAAAGCGTAATATTTATCCTGATATTGTTTCCGGCTTTCGCTTTTGCCCAACTTTCCGAAAATTTTTCAGACGGCGATTTTTCCGAAAACCCGGCATGGAGTGGCGATACAGAACGGTTTATCATAAATTCAAGCCAGCAATTACAGTTGAATGCTTCCGGTGAAGGCATTTCACATCTTTCCACACCCGTGAGCCTTGAGGGGCTGATTGAATGGCGCATGTGGGTAAGGCTGAATTTTAGCCCGAGCGACAACAACAATGCGCGGATTTACCTGGTTGCTGACCAGCAGAATCTTAAAGAACCACTCAACGGTTATTTCCTGAAACTGGGCGAAGGAGGTTCGGCCGACGCCATTGAACTTTACAGACAAGGCGGTACCGCTGAATTTCTGATCACCAGAGGCACAAACGGGCTTATTGCAACCGCTTTCGCGATCAGCATCCGCGTGGTAAGAACCGAAGATGGCGAATGGAGCGTTTTTGCCGATCCGGCAGGCGGTGAGGACTATCAGCCCGAGGGATCCGGAGAAGATCAGGTCTGGCAGAATTACACCCATTTCGGTTTCTTTTGCAAATACACCTCCAGTAACGCGACCCGGTTCTACTTTGATGATATATATGCCGGATCACCCATTGTCGACCAGACACCGCCTCAGTTGCTATCGGTGGAAGTGCTTGACCAAAACCGCATTGATCTGTACTTCAGCGAAAGTGTGGATGAACCCTCGGCGACCAATACATTGAACTATTTTGCAGATCAGGGAATCGGAGCGCCTATGGCTGCCGGCCGCGACATTACTCAGAAATCGCTGGTTCACCTGATGTTCGCAACCGCGTTCAGCGAGGGCACGCTTTATAATCTGACGGTTAACAATGTGAAAGACCTGGCGGGAAACACGATTGAAACGGTCACCCGTCCGTTTGCCTATTACACGGTTCAGCCTTACGATGTGGTAATCAGCGAAATCATGGCCGATCCTGACCCTCCCGTTGGTTTACCCAATTTTGAATACCTGGAGATTTACAACCGCAGCGAAATGCCGGTTCAGCTCGAAAACTGGGTCTTGTCCATCGGATCAACCAAACGCACCCTCCCGAGGAAAGTGATAGAACCAAAATCATTTCTTATCCTGACCTCTGAAGATGCCGTGCCGCAACTCCAGCCATTTGGAGATGTATTTGGCTTTTCCAGTATCAGCCTCTCCAACACGGGCGCAACATTGGTGCTTAGGGAAAAAACCGGAGCTGTTGTTCATCAGGTAAGTTATACCGACGGCTGGTACCGCGATGCGGTGAAAAAAAACGGCGGCTGGTCGCTCGAAATGATTGATCCCGGCAATCCTTGCGGGGCAAGCGAAAACTGGAGGGCAAGCATCAATCCGGCGGGTGGAACACCCGGAACGGTCAATTCCGTCAACGCATCCAACCCCGACAATTCGGTACCATCTATAGAAAAGATCAGCATTACGGGGCCCTCCTCCGTGAGGGTATTCTTTACCGAATCCATGGACAGCCTGAGCCTGGTTTCACCGGCAATTTATCTGGTTGACCAGGGCGTTGGCACACCCCTCGCCGTCAACCTGTATCCTCCGGCTTACCGTTCGGTCGGGCTTAGTTTTGACCATGTTTTTGAAGAAGGGATTATTTATTCCCTTGAGGTTACGGCAGGCATTGCGGATTGCGCCGGAAACGAAACAACGACCACCCTTAACGCCCGGTTTGCATTTCCGTCACTGCCCGACAGCGCGGATGTGATCATCAATGAAGTATTGTCTGATCCGCGGTCAACGGGAACTGAATTTGTAGAGATTTACAACCGCTCGCAGAAAGTTATCGACCTGAAAAGCATCTGGCTGGCCACCAGGGACAAAACCACCGGGGAACTTACTTCGGTGAATGAAACCGCGCCCGACGGCAGGCTGATGTTTCCGGGGGAGTACCTTGTACTCACCAAAGACCCTGACCTTGTAAGAGCGGAATACTTCACCCCGAATCCGGGCGGATTTGTAAGTATGTCTTCATTCCCGTCTTACGCCAACGACCTGGGTACCGTTGTGCTGCTCACCCCGTGGGAAATTATTCTGGATGAATTTACCTATAACAGCAGCATGCATTTTGCCCTGCTGAACACCACCGACGGAGTTTCGCTTGAACGGGTGAATTTCGACCGGCCAGCCGCTGAACCGGGCAACTGGCATTCTGCTGCCCAGAATGTGGGATTTGCCACCCCGGCTTACCAGAATTCGCAATTTATGAAGGCTCCTGAGTCAGGGGATGAAGTGCTGATCAGTCCGGAAATATTTTCTCCCGATAATGATGGCTATAATGACCAGTTGAGCATAGTCTGCAATTTCACAGAACCGGGTTATTCAGTAACCATCCGCATTTTCGACAGCAATGGCAGGACGGTGAGGCTGTTGGTCAGGAATGAGCCTGCCGGTACCGGCAATCAGTTTATGTGGGATGGCATTACCGATGAAAGGGAGAAGGCCCCCATCGGGATTTATATCATTCATGTGGAAGTATTCAACCTGGGAGGGAAGGTTAAACAATTCCGAAAGACCGCAGTTCTTGGGGGTAAGCTCTGA
- a CDS encoding aspartate-semialdehyde dehydrogenase, with amino-acid sequence MKIALVGATGLVGSVMIKVLEEGKYIPLTSITDFIPVASEKSIGKELKFNNRKYKVVTAAEAIARKPEIALFSAGAATSRELAPLFTGAGCFVIDNSSAWRMEKDIPLVVPEVNGHVITGSQKIIANPNCSTIQLVAVLAPLHRKYGIRRVVVSTYQSVTGTGAKAVQQLQNERQGINGSRVYPHPIDLNIFPHGGTFLPNGYTTEEVKLLEETRKIMQAPEVRITATVVRVPVFGGHSESVNIEFEKPFELDEINKVISSSKGVILQDDTDRAVYPMPKYAEGRDEIFVGRVRRDETIQNGLNMWIVADNLRKGAATNAVQIAGLLIDKEILTF; translated from the coding sequence ATGAAAATTGCATTGGTTGGCGCCACCGGACTGGTTGGAAGTGTGATGATTAAAGTACTCGAAGAAGGGAAATATATCCCCCTGACTTCCATAACGGACTTTATTCCTGTTGCTTCCGAAAAATCAATCGGGAAAGAACTGAAGTTTAACAACAGGAAATATAAGGTTGTAACTGCGGCTGAAGCCATTGCCCGTAAGCCGGAAATCGCGTTATTTTCAGCCGGGGCCGCCACCTCACGTGAACTTGCACCGCTTTTCACCGGAGCCGGGTGTTTTGTCATAGACAATTCATCGGCATGGAGAATGGAAAAGGATATCCCGCTGGTTGTCCCGGAGGTGAACGGCCATGTGATTACCGGCAGCCAGAAGATTATCGCCAACCCCAACTGCTCCACCATTCAGCTGGTCGCCGTGCTGGCGCCGCTCCACCGCAAATATGGCATCCGCCGTGTGGTGGTTTCAACCTATCAGAGTGTGACAGGCACCGGCGCAAAGGCGGTGCAGCAGCTTCAGAACGAGCGCCAGGGGATCAACGGCAGCCGGGTATATCCGCACCCCATCGACCTGAACATCTTCCCTCACGGCGGTACTTTTCTGCCCAACGGCTATACCACCGAAGAAGTCAAACTGCTTGAAGAAACCCGCAAGATTATGCAGGCCCCTGAAGTCAGGATTACGGCTACCGTGGTCAGGGTGCCGGTTTTCGGAGGCCATTCGGAGTCCGTGAATATTGAATTTGAAAAGCCCTTCGAGCTGGATGAAATCAATAAAGTGATCTCTTCATCGAAAGGCGTAATCCTTCAGGACGACACTGACCGGGCCGTTTATCCCATGCCCAAATATGCCGAGGGCCGGGATGAAATATTTGTGGGCAGGGTGCGCCGCGACGAGACCATTCAGAACGGCCTGAATATGTGGATCGTTGCGGATAACCTGCGCAAAGGCGCGGCCACCAACGCGGTTCAGATTGCCGGACTGCTGATAGACAAAGAAATCCTAACCTTCTGA
- a CDS encoding bifunctional riboflavin kinase/FAD synthetase, which yields MEIITDISQPLALPRPVVTIGTFDGVHRGHQAILHKMKEIAAGCNGSPVVVTFHPHPRLVLGQHVYLLSTREEKRVAFAESGVAHLIEIPFTREFAKLSAEEFIQLIAQKIRPEVLVIGYDHGFGRDRSGSIEHLFHFGNTLGFKVVQVEELIVDRHHVSSSVIRWLLQEGDAGEAARLLGREYSISGQVIRGNQIGKLIGYPTANLYVDDPDKLIPSMGVYASRVICRGKLYNGMTNIGMRPTINAHKLTIETNIFGFDDDIYYETITVKLVKRIRNEKKFGNLDILKNQLRNDQQTALEILGGSV from the coding sequence GTGGAAATTATCACCGATATTTCTCAGCCTTTGGCACTTCCCCGACCGGTGGTTACCATCGGTACTTTCGACGGGGTGCACCGGGGCCATCAGGCAATTCTCCATAAAATGAAGGAGATCGCTGCCGGATGTAACGGGAGTCCGGTGGTGGTTACGTTTCATCCGCATCCCCGTCTGGTGTTAGGGCAGCACGTTTATCTGCTCAGTACCCGTGAGGAAAAACGCGTCGCCTTTGCAGAATCGGGCGTAGCGCACCTGATCGAAATTCCTTTTACCAGGGAATTTGCGAAACTTTCGGCGGAAGAGTTCATTCAACTGATTGCGCAAAAAATCAGACCCGAAGTACTGGTTATTGGTTACGATCATGGCTTCGGCCGCGACCGCAGCGGAAGTATAGAACATCTTTTTCACTTTGGGAATACGCTGGGGTTTAAGGTGGTACAGGTGGAAGAACTTATTGTTGACCGGCACCATGTAAGCTCATCCGTTATACGCTGGCTTTTGCAGGAAGGCGATGCCGGCGAGGCCGCCCGCCTGCTGGGAAGGGAGTATTCCATTTCCGGACAGGTGATCAGGGGCAACCAGATCGGGAAACTGATCGGATATCCCACAGCAAATCTTTACGTGGACGACCCGGACAAGCTGATCCCCTCAATGGGCGTGTACGCCTCCAGGGTAATCTGCCGGGGGAAATTGTATAACGGCATGACCAATATCGGTATGCGGCCGACCATCAACGCGCATAAACTCACGATCGAAACAAATATTTTCGGCTTCGATGATGACATCTATTACGAAACCATCACCGTGAAACTGGTAAAACGGATCAGGAACGAGAAAAAATTCGGAAACCTGGATATCCTGAAAAACCAGCTCAGGAACGACCAGCAAACCGCGCTTGAAATTCTGGGCGGCTCTGTCTGA
- a CDS encoding gliding motility lipoprotein GldH, which yields MFRTLSAFLLAITLLTGCRPGRIYEEYHKFDKYTWERFDKVKFEIPVEDAGTEGDIVFTIRHITQYPYPNLPVNIILTTPSGEERILEKDIRLKDESDRFTGSVAGDLWDVEVTLWPGFYFHETGTYTVEFENLIPKMGIPGLVDIGLYVKKREKK from the coding sequence ATGTTCAGAACACTTTCAGCTTTTCTTCTGGCAATCACCCTGCTCACCGGATGCCGGCCCGGCAGAATTTATGAGGAATACCATAAATTTGACAAATATACCTGGGAAAGGTTCGACAAGGTGAAGTTTGAAATACCGGTGGAAGATGCCGGTACCGAAGGCGATATTGTATTTACCATCAGGCATATAACTCAGTATCCCTACCCGAACCTCCCGGTAAATATCATACTCACCACACCTTCGGGAGAAGAGCGTATTCTGGAAAAAGACATCAGGTTAAAAGATGAAAGTGACCGGTTTACCGGAAGCGTGGCCGGCGATCTCTGGGATGTGGAAGTGACCCTGTGGCCGGGTTTTTACTTTCATGAAACCGGCACTTACACCGTTGAGTTTGAAAATCTTATTCCCAAAATGGGTATCCCGGGGCTGGTGGATATCGGCCTGTATGTGAAGAAGCGGGAGAAGAAATAA
- a CDS encoding ribonuclease H1 domain-containing protein, protein MFVLLQFRHKKDKRMAGKQKFYVVWSGREKGIFRTWAECELQVKGFETARYKSYETEKEAVEAFRSGPPAFSRKPFVKASLPDSGKGPIMASISVDAACSGNPGVMEYQGVETSTGRLLFHQGPFPEGTVNIGEFLAIVHGLGYLKQRNLKIPVYSDSKTALKWVKDKKSNTKLELNKKNADLMFLLRRAETWLQQNSWENPVLKWDTAHWGEIPADFGRK, encoded by the coding sequence ATGTTCGTACTTTTGCAGTTCAGGCACAAAAAGGATAAGCGGATGGCCGGAAAACAAAAGTTTTATGTGGTTTGGAGCGGAAGGGAAAAGGGGATTTTCCGGACCTGGGCGGAGTGTGAGCTTCAGGTAAAGGGATTTGAAACCGCCAGGTATAAATCCTATGAAACGGAAAAGGAGGCGGTTGAAGCATTCCGCAGCGGGCCGCCGGCCTTCAGCAGAAAACCATTCGTAAAAGCTTCATTGCCGGATAGCGGCAAGGGACCCATCATGGCCAGTATTTCCGTTGACGCCGCCTGCTCCGGCAATCCGGGGGTGATGGAATACCAGGGGGTGGAAACATCCACCGGCAGGTTGCTGTTTCACCAGGGGCCCTTCCCCGAAGGGACCGTCAATATCGGCGAGTTTCTGGCCATCGTGCACGGGCTGGGCTACCTGAAACAGCGGAACCTGAAAATCCCGGTTTACAGTGATTCGAAAACCGCGCTGAAGTGGGTGAAGGATAAAAAATCCAATACAAAGCTGGAGCTGAACAAAAAAAACGCCGACCTGATGTTTTTGCTGAGGCGCGCCGAAACCTGGCTTCAGCAAAACTCATGGGAAAACCCCGTGCTCAAATGGGATACGGCCCACTGGGGAGAGATACCGGCAGATTTCGGGAGAAAATAG
- a CDS encoding DUF1016 N-terminal domain-containing protein, with protein MDNRFTDIIQLIKQSRTNAIKAVNAELINLYWNTGEYISKKIEQSEWGDSVVTELANFIQKQEPEIKGFSDKNIWRMKQFYETYKDFPKLSPLVREISWTNNLLIFSRCKTIEEME; from the coding sequence ATGGACAATCGTTTTACAGACATAATTCAGCTAATAAAACAATCTCGCACTAATGCCATAAAAGCCGTAAACGCTGAACTTATAAACCTCTATTGGAACACAGGAGAATATATCAGCAAAAAAATTGAACAATCAGAATGGGGCGACTCTGTAGTAACAGAATTAGCCAATTTCATACAGAAACAAGAACCAGAAATAAAAGGATTCTCCGACAAAAATATTTGGAGAATGAAGCAGTTTTACGAGACTTACAAAGACTTTCCAAAACTCTCACCACTGGTGAGAGAAATTAGCTGGACAAACAATCTGCTGATTTTTTCAAGGTGTAAAACCATTGAAGAAATGGAATGA
- a CDS encoding AAA family ATPase, with translation MKIKKIEIRDYKAFYGTKEIAVDGKNLFVYGENGSGKSSLYYALKDFFQSSIEDFNYDETENIFIEEANKGNGYIKVFFNPDKDGNTTPTGKEYSVTKTTKNTYATGDTSIRDAIKLKSFLTYKHLLDIHHIKKNDEIDLFDLLVKGVLKHFKSVAITGNKELGELWTDFEKAVAKPLEGTAYNITKKKSDVDAALLAFNTAFSKLFQAGSPENILRFAQPILDKFGHNIEIELRYTSTKVNADYSTYERNHVRISIKYLGKTIPKPHVFLNEARLSAIAISIYLGMVKRHIQGIPCKILFLDDIFIGLDISNRLPLLKILDSDFAAYQVFITTYDKPWYEFIKSSYLHNNSTWKSYEFYARRSAQGFEIPIIHEIKDSSHIQHYIDKAQSYFDNGDNKAAGVYLRSAFEFILKRYCFGKVPVLFNADTSKMKTDTFWNAVKKYKTVTPACGLTPATTTAIDHLITLVLNPLSHHDVNKHEITAEIQSALTVINTLKTELN, from the coding sequence ATGAAAATCAAGAAAATAGAAATCCGTGATTATAAAGCTTTTTATGGTACTAAAGAAATAGCCGTTGATGGTAAAAACCTTTTTGTTTATGGAGAAAATGGTAGTGGCAAAAGTTCTCTTTACTATGCCTTAAAAGACTTTTTTCAATCATCAATTGAGGATTTCAATTACGATGAAACCGAAAACATTTTTATTGAAGAGGCAAACAAAGGCAATGGATATATAAAAGTGTTTTTCAATCCAGATAAGGATGGCAATACAACACCAACAGGCAAAGAATATTCGGTTACGAAAACAACAAAAAACACATATGCCACAGGTGATACCAGTATTCGTGATGCAATAAAGCTCAAAAGCTTTTTAACCTACAAACATCTTTTAGACATTCATCACATAAAGAAAAACGATGAAATTGATTTGTTTGATTTATTGGTTAAAGGCGTTTTAAAGCATTTTAAAAGCGTTGCCATTACTGGTAACAAAGAACTTGGCGAGTTATGGACTGATTTTGAAAAAGCTGTTGCAAAACCACTTGAAGGTACTGCATACAACATCACAAAGAAAAAATCCGATGTAGATGCTGCTTTGTTGGCATTCAATACAGCGTTTTCGAAACTATTTCAGGCTGGAAGTCCCGAAAATATTTTAAGATTTGCCCAACCGATACTTGATAAGTTCGGTCATAATATTGAAATAGAATTGCGTTACACAAGTACAAAAGTTAATGCGGATTATAGCACTTATGAACGCAACCATGTAAGGATTAGCATAAAATATTTGGGCAAAACAATTCCCAAACCTCATGTTTTCCTAAACGAAGCAAGACTTTCAGCCATTGCCATTTCAATTTATTTGGGAATGGTAAAACGGCATATCCAAGGTATTCCATGTAAAATACTTTTTCTTGACGATATATTTATTGGTTTAGACATAAGCAACCGTTTACCCTTGCTTAAAATCTTAGATTCGGATTTTGCAGCTTATCAAGTTTTTATAACTACTTATGATAAACCTTGGTATGAGTTTATAAAATCAAGTTATTTGCACAATAATTCGACTTGGAAAAGCTATGAGTTTTATGCGAGACGGTCTGCACAAGGGTTTGAAATACCAATAATTCACGAAATAAAGGATAGCTCTCATATTCAACATTACATAGATAAAGCACAATCATATTTTGACAATGGCGACAATAAAGCAGCAGGTGTTTATTTGCGTTCAGCATTTGAGTTTATTTTAAAAAGATACTGTTTTGGAAAAGTTCCAGTATTGTTCAATGCGGATACTTCAAAAATGAAAACAGATACATTCTGGAATGCAGTTAAGAAATACAAAACAGTCACTCCAGCATGTGGATTAACTCCTGCAACGACAACAGCGATTGACCATTTGATTACTTTGGTTCTAAATCCTTTAAGTCATCACGATGTAAATAAGCATGAAATTACAGCCGAAATTCAAAGTGCCTTAACAGTAATTAATACACTGAAAACAGAATTGAACTAA